In Myxocyprinus asiaticus isolate MX2 ecotype Aquarium Trade chromosome 16, UBuf_Myxa_2, whole genome shotgun sequence, a single window of DNA contains:
- the LOC127453847 gene encoding tuftelin-like isoform X2, which translates to MLTEQRTKKTCRFTQNGCRRLRLTLHDQNQQQPSTEKPIGRAFALVQPTSERQPLKIELTKPSEEPLEVIKVYLDERKQAQARHQQSLKMLSEEVSQIQEVRYCLKNLREQMAANGHRTEHKLVLAGTDHRKVNGTRSVLNGLEKQESVDEHEREKMREASKRLYAQLQESEKRHQEEREKLLEEANQYKQQLSEQNDYLKRVQQSKEQQDQQIQDLQRLMSGMEQESTTLRDHLMTKEAELLQMRELNEEGQAGRQRSEELEKENAILREKIHHLDDMLKSQQRKLRQMIEQLQNSRMVIQERDRVIRELEEKVAMLEAENKQMHDQMDYYLGSQRSNSYLPSDGNAQIVYSKPLRPSNHTHKSLPFIKVIEIKS; encoded by the exons AACGGGTGCAGAAGACTCAGACTCACTCTACACGACCAGAACCAACAGCAGCCCAGCACAGAAAAG CCAATCGGCAGAGCTTTTGCATTGGTGCAGCCAACCAGTGAAAGGCAGCCACTGAAGATAGAGTTGACCAAGCCATCTGAGGAGCCCCTTGAGGTCATTAAG GTATATTTGGATGAACGTAAACAGGCACAAGCCAGACACCAACAAAGTCTAAAGATGCTCTCAGAGGAAGTTTCACAAATACAGGAG GTAAGATATTGTCTAAAGAACCTCAGGGAGCAGATGGCAGCTAATGGTCACAGAACAGAACACAAG CTGGTGTTAGCTGGTACTGATCACAGAAAAGTAAACGGTACTCGTTCAGTACTCAACGGTTTAGAGAAACAG gagagtGTGGATGAGCATGAGAGAGAGAAGATGAGGGAGGCCAGTAAGCGTCTGTATGCTCAGCTGCAGGAGTCAGAGAAGAGGCaccaggaagagagagaaaaactgttG GAGGAGGCTAACCAGTACAAGCAGCAGTTATCTGAGCAGAATGACTATCTTAAGAGGGTTCAGCAGAGCAAAGAGCAGCAGGATCAGCAGATCCAAGACCTCCAACGTCTCATGAGCGGGATGGAGCAAGAGAGCACCACCCTCAGAGACCATCTCATGACCAAAGAAGCTGAACTCCTGCAGATGCGGGAACTGAACGAGGAGGGGCAAGCAGGGAGGCAGAG ATCGGAAGAGCTGGAAAAGGAAAATGCTATTTTGAGAGAGAAGATTCATCACTTGGATGACATGCTCAAGAGTCAACAGAGAAAACTACGGCAAATGATTGAACAG CTTCAAAACTCACGCATGGTGATTCAGGAGAGAGATCGAGTGATCAGAGAGCTGGAGGAGAAGGTGGCCATGCTGGAAGCAGAG aacaaacaaatgcatgatcaGATGGATTACTACCTGGGGAGTCAAAGATCAAATTCATACTTGCCATCAGATGGCAATGCGCAGATTGTCTACAG CAAGCCTCTGAGGCCATCCAACCATACCCACAAGAGTCTGCCCTTCATCAAGGTCATTGAGATTAAATCGTGA
- the LOC127453847 gene encoding tuftelin-like isoform X1, with amino-acid sequence MSRMGSMCTFDEIRVDDRVNGCRRLRLTLHDQNQQQPSTEKPIGRAFALVQPTSERQPLKIELTKPSEEPLEVIKVYLDERKQAQARHQQSLKMLSEEVSQIQEVRYCLKNLREQMAANGHRTEHKLVLAGTDHRKVNGTRSVLNGLEKQESVDEHEREKMREASKRLYAQLQESEKRHQEEREKLLEEANQYKQQLSEQNDYLKRVQQSKEQQDQQIQDLQRLMSGMEQESTTLRDHLMTKEAELLQMRELNEEGQAGRQRSEELEKENAILREKIHHLDDMLKSQQRKLRQMIEQLQNSRMVIQERDRVIRELEEKVAMLEAENKQMHDQMDYYLGSQRSNSYLPSDGNAQIVYSKPLRPSNHTHKSLPFIKVIEIKS; translated from the exons AACGGGTGCAGAAGACTCAGACTCACTCTACACGACCAGAACCAACAGCAGCCCAGCACAGAAAAG CCAATCGGCAGAGCTTTTGCATTGGTGCAGCCAACCAGTGAAAGGCAGCCACTGAAGATAGAGTTGACCAAGCCATCTGAGGAGCCCCTTGAGGTCATTAAG GTATATTTGGATGAACGTAAACAGGCACAAGCCAGACACCAACAAAGTCTAAAGATGCTCTCAGAGGAAGTTTCACAAATACAGGAG GTAAGATATTGTCTAAAGAACCTCAGGGAGCAGATGGCAGCTAATGGTCACAGAACAGAACACAAG CTGGTGTTAGCTGGTACTGATCACAGAAAAGTAAACGGTACTCGTTCAGTACTCAACGGTTTAGAGAAACAG gagagtGTGGATGAGCATGAGAGAGAGAAGATGAGGGAGGCCAGTAAGCGTCTGTATGCTCAGCTGCAGGAGTCAGAGAAGAGGCaccaggaagagagagaaaaactgttG GAGGAGGCTAACCAGTACAAGCAGCAGTTATCTGAGCAGAATGACTATCTTAAGAGGGTTCAGCAGAGCAAAGAGCAGCAGGATCAGCAGATCCAAGACCTCCAACGTCTCATGAGCGGGATGGAGCAAGAGAGCACCACCCTCAGAGACCATCTCATGACCAAAGAAGCTGAACTCCTGCAGATGCGGGAACTGAACGAGGAGGGGCAAGCAGGGAGGCAGAG ATCGGAAGAGCTGGAAAAGGAAAATGCTATTTTGAGAGAGAAGATTCATCACTTGGATGACATGCTCAAGAGTCAACAGAGAAAACTACGGCAAATGATTGAACAG CTTCAAAACTCACGCATGGTGATTCAGGAGAGAGATCGAGTGATCAGAGAGCTGGAGGAGAAGGTGGCCATGCTGGAAGCAGAG aacaaacaaatgcatgatcaGATGGATTACTACCTGGGGAGTCAAAGATCAAATTCATACTTGCCATCAGATGGCAATGCGCAGATTGTCTACAG CAAGCCTCTGAGGCCATCCAACCATACCCACAAGAGTCTGCCCTTCATCAAGGTCATTGAGATTAAATCGTGA
- the LOC127453854 gene encoding protein C1orf43 homolog — protein sequence MAENTLSGVNVVLVMAYGSLVFVLLFIFVKRQIMRFAMKSRRGPHVPLGHNAPKDLKEEIDSHLSKVNDIRYEPHLLSQDDDRLNHQSQNGCYNYLFRMQALDATRDSDIPFHVMCRSASALTGRRYRNWLLDLRNSHSPYKTSHSALIDRLLEGYDNARHGTGVFGEAEFVKYKEDLAELAAVAKTYSSSTGLNQQHQLAAKDLTSSPGPSSASTIQVTYLPSTSQRSKRPKHFLELKNFKDNYNTLESTL from the exons ATGGCAGAGAACACACTTTCGGGTGTAAATGTTGTGCTTGTTATGGCCTACGGCAGCCTG GTGTTTGTGCTGCTGTTCATCTTTGTGAAACGGCAGATTATGCGCTTCGCTATGAAGTCTCGCAGAGGACCGCACGTGCCACTGGGTCATAACGCCCCTAAG GATCTGAAAGAAGAGATTGACTCCCATTTGTCAAAAGTAAATGATATTCGCTATGAGCCACATCTGCTCTCTCAGGATGATGATCGACTAAATCATCAGAGCCAGAATG GCTGTTATAATTATCTGTTCAGAATGCAAGCATTAGATGCCACCAGAGACTCAG ATATCCCATTTCACGTAATGTGTCGCAGTGCCAGTGCTCTGACTGGACGCCGCTACAGGAACTGGCTTCTGGATCTGCGCAACTCTCACTCTCCGTACAAGACAAGCCATAGTGCACTCATAGATCGCTTGCTGGAGGGCTATGACAACGCTCGCCATGGAACTGGG GTGTTTGGTGAGGCAGAGTTTGTAAAGTATAAAGAAGACCTAGCTGAACTGGCTGCTGT tgcaaagacCTACTCCAGCAGCACCGGTCTAAACCAGCAGCACCAGCTGGCGGCTAAAGATCTGACCAGCTCTCCTGGCCCCTCATCTGCTTCTACCATTCAGGTCACATACCTGCCCTCCACCAGCCAGCGCAGCAAGAGACCCAAACACTTCTTGGAGCTCAAAAACTTTAAAGACAATTACAACACTCTGGAGAGCACACTTTAA